The Mucilaginibacter mallensis genome has a segment encoding these proteins:
- a CDS encoding Fic family protein: protein MELVNLIEKYNDLRISEVIDHDRFNLIAIDHHSTRIEGSTLTEVETQVLINEGRTPNGKPLEESLMVTDHHAALLFTIENAKAKRALSISLLQEINALVMKNTGKVYNTMLGTVDSRTGAFRKGNVTAGVSYFPNFDKVERLTKDLIKKLNEAINSPLSIAEQLNLSFDAHFSLVSIHPYYDGNGRTSRLLMNYIQACYNFPLAIVQSENKAAYIQALIDTRQQENIEIFRQFMAGEYAFLLNQEIEKFEEMKKPSKGKGFTFLF from the coding sequence ATGGAACTAGTTAACCTCATAGAAAAGTATAATGATCTTCGAATAAGCGAAGTGATCGATCATGATCGGTTTAACCTGATTGCTATTGATCATCATTCTACCCGGATCGAAGGGTCAACATTGACCGAGGTGGAAACACAGGTTTTGATCAATGAGGGACGAACTCCTAATGGGAAACCATTAGAGGAAAGCTTAATGGTTACTGATCATCATGCAGCCTTGCTTTTTACGATTGAAAACGCAAAAGCAAAAAGAGCATTGAGCATATCTCTTTTACAAGAGATTAATGCTTTAGTCATGAAAAACACAGGCAAGGTGTATAACACTATGTTAGGTACCGTGGATTCGCGAACCGGAGCATTTAGAAAAGGCAATGTCACTGCAGGTGTTTCATATTTCCCAAATTTTGACAAAGTAGAGCGTCTGACTAAGGATTTAATAAAAAAACTTAATGAGGCTATTAATTCTCCTTTATCTATAGCCGAGCAACTAAATCTTTCATTTGACGCACATTTTAGCCTTGTCAGCATACATCCGTATTATGATGGCAATGGTAGAACATCGCGACTGTTAATGAATTATATTCAAGCCTGTTATAATTTTCCTTTGGCAATCGTACAGAGTGAGAATAAAGCAGCTTATATCCAGGCACTAATTGATACTCGTCAACAAGAAAACATTGAAATATTTCGTCAGTTCATGGCTGGTGAGTATGCGTTTTTACTTAATCAAGAAATTGAAAAATTTGAGGAAATGAAAAAGCCATCAAAAGGAAAAGGCTTTACTTTCCTGTTTTAG
- a CDS encoding LytR/AlgR family response regulator transcription factor translates to MNNINCIITDDEPFARKGLQGYVEKTSFFDLKGMCEDAMQLSDMLQKQPVDLLFLDIQMPHITGVEFIRALSNPPKVIFTTAFEQYALQGFELDVIDYLLKPISYDRFLKAAWKARDYFALRENKTDTFGSYMFAKSNGRLEKINFDEILFIEAMENYASIHLENRKIIIHTTFKALLEKLPANQFLQTHKSYIVAIGKVESIDGNTIHIKKCQVPISKYMREAVLGQIIR, encoded by the coding sequence ATGAATAACATCAACTGCATCATAACTGATGACGAGCCTTTTGCCCGCAAAGGCTTGCAGGGTTATGTGGAAAAAACAAGTTTTTTTGATCTGAAGGGAATGTGTGAAGATGCCATGCAGTTAAGCGATATGCTGCAAAAACAGCCGGTTGACCTGCTGTTCCTCGATATCCAAATGCCGCATATTACCGGGGTAGAATTTATACGGGCATTATCCAATCCGCCTAAGGTGATCTTCACCACCGCATTTGAACAATACGCCTTGCAGGGCTTTGAGCTGGATGTGATCGACTATTTACTAAAACCTATCTCATACGACCGCTTTCTGAAAGCTGCCTGGAAGGCACGCGATTATTTCGCACTTCGTGAAAATAAAACGGATACATTCGGTTCGTATATGTTCGCCAAGTCAAACGGCAGGTTGGAGAAGATCAATTTTGATGAGATACTGTTTATAGAAGCGATGGAGAACTACGCATCCATTCATTTAGAGAACAGAAAGATCATCATCCACACCACCTTTAAAGCACTGTTGGAAAAACTGCCCGCTAACCAATTTCTGCAAACGCATAAATCCTATATTGTTGCCATTGGTAAAGTAGAAAGCATCGATGGCAATACCATTCACATCAAAAAGTGCCAGGTGCCCATCAGCAAATATATGCGTGAAGCGGTTTTGGGGCAGATTATAAGGTAA
- a CDS encoding sensor histidine kinase, with protein sequence MKFFRKYIFPALYGLLVYFTVRLLHDTDIGFHFWKRDWRINAVELTCSILVGYLGITLFEWLFKFYDRRSPVQLSYKNVFKELAIFIGANLVLVNFVFVPMDTALHQAWIPWADIADINMIPTFYAVIYYGIARSNTYLRAFVNNKIQLEKITNDHLQTELKFLKSQYHPHFLFNALNTIYFQMDEDVEGAKQSIEKFSELLRYQLYDQQQQVPISSEMEYLKSFIDLQKIRSTDKLKLDLKFDKALNGQLVYPLLFLPLVENAFKFIGGDYEMKVSTEVESKEIVFKVENSVPDFQEKLNKTGGIGLENLKRRLDLLYPGKHSFMAQKLGDSFVAELRLNYE encoded by the coding sequence ATGAAATTTTTCAGAAAATATATTTTCCCTGCGCTGTACGGTTTGCTGGTTTATTTTACAGTGAGGTTACTGCACGATACAGATATAGGCTTTCATTTTTGGAAACGGGATTGGCGTATAAATGCTGTAGAATTGACCTGTTCCATATTGGTTGGTTACTTAGGGATAACACTTTTTGAATGGCTTTTCAAGTTTTATGACAGGAGATCGCCGGTTCAGTTAAGTTATAAAAATGTGTTTAAGGAACTGGCTATATTTATTGGTGCTAACCTTGTATTGGTAAATTTTGTGTTTGTTCCGATGGATACGGCATTACACCAGGCCTGGATACCTTGGGCAGATATTGCTGATATAAACATGATACCTACGTTTTATGCAGTTATTTACTATGGCATAGCGCGCAGCAACACCTATCTGCGCGCATTTGTAAATAACAAAATTCAGTTGGAGAAGATCACTAACGATCATTTGCAAACCGAACTAAAATTCCTCAAATCGCAATATCATCCACACTTTCTCTTCAACGCGCTGAATACTATTTATTTTCAGATGGACGAGGATGTGGAAGGAGCAAAACAAAGTATTGAGAAATTTTCTGAATTGCTGCGCTATCAGCTATACGATCAACAACAACAGGTACCGATAAGCAGCGAGATGGAGTATTTGAAAAGTTTTATCGACCTGCAAAAAATACGCAGTACAGATAAGCTGAAACTGGATTTGAAATTTGATAAGGCATTGAACGGACAGCTGGTTTACCCGCTATTATTTCTACCCTTGGTGGAGAATGCTTTTAAGTTTATTGGGGGCGATTATGAAATGAAGGTTAGCACCGAAGTAGAAAGTAAAGAGATCGTCTTCAAAGTAGAAAACTCCGTGCCTGATTTCCAGGAAAAGCTGAATAAAACCGGTGGCATAGGGCTGGAAAACCTGAAGCGGAGGCTTGACTTGCTTTATCCCGGCAAACATTCATTTATGGCGCAAAAACTGGGGGACAGCTTTGTGGCCGAATTAAGATTGAACTATGAATAA
- a CDS encoding acyltransferase family protein: METTQRQTYLDWLRIFSILGVLLFHSAMPYVSEEWWHIKNHDTSNLLMESNFFLHLVRMPLLFFISGTVSYYMMQKRSSLSFIGLRFRRLFIPLAVGMFVIVPPQIYMERLNNGYTGSYWEFYKTVFNFVPYPKGSFSWHHLWFIAYLFVYDIIFAPFFAWMTSPKSEAFRNKLAVLAEGKWVYMLMLPGVLWFVFVTKDSPETNNLVQDLPYFVYWLLFVLGGFICITQPKLMDSLERNRRFALTIGFLAFLLIDILRWNKIEPEHERWPFDNSGLMYDVFYSLWPIVAWAWVLALVGYGKRYLNRKLKVLNYLNQAVYPFYILHQTVIVILVYYIVPLHEDVLIKYIYTVGFTFFITMGLYHLLIMPFPAMRFLFGMKPAAKIKSTVAPGPENVEQSILISA, encoded by the coding sequence ATGGAAACCACACAACGTCAAACCTATCTCGACTGGCTCCGCATATTCTCTATACTGGGCGTATTGCTGTTCCACTCGGCTATGCCATATGTTTCGGAAGAATGGTGGCATATCAAAAACCACGATACCAGTAACCTGCTCATGGAATCTAACTTTTTCCTGCATCTTGTCCGTATGCCGCTGCTGTTCTTTATTTCAGGCACGGTGAGCTATTATATGATGCAGAAACGCAGTAGCCTTAGCTTTATCGGATTGCGCTTTCGCAGGCTGTTTATTCCGCTTGCAGTAGGTATGTTCGTTATTGTGCCGCCGCAGATCTATATGGAACGCCTAAATAACGGTTACACTGGCAGCTATTGGGAGTTTTATAAAACAGTGTTCAATTTTGTGCCTTACCCAAAGGGAAGTTTTAGCTGGCACCACCTTTGGTTTATTGCTTACCTGTTTGTGTATGACATTATTTTTGCGCCGTTTTTTGCGTGGATGACATCGCCAAAGAGCGAAGCATTCAGAAACAAATTGGCTGTATTGGCCGAAGGTAAATGGGTATATATGTTAATGTTGCCTGGCGTATTATGGTTTGTTTTTGTGACTAAAGATTCCCCGGAAACCAATAACCTGGTGCAGGACTTGCCATATTTTGTTTATTGGTTATTGTTTGTACTCGGTGGATTTATCTGCATTACCCAACCCAAATTGATGGACAGCCTGGAACGCAACCGGCGCTTTGCGCTTACCATCGGGTTCCTGGCTTTCTTACTGATCGATATCCTGCGTTGGAACAAAATCGAGCCCGAACATGAGCGCTGGCCGTTTGACAACAGCGGGTTAATGTATGACGTCTTTTATTCGTTGTGGCCTATAGTGGCCTGGGCTTGGGTACTGGCACTGGTAGGATACGGCAAACGCTACCTGAACAGAAAGCTAAAGGTCTTAAATTACCTCAACCAGGCTGTGTATCCCTTCTATATCCTACATCAGACGGTGATCGTGATATTGGTTTATTATATTGTTCCGCTGCATGAGGATGTGCTGATTAAATATATTTATACCGTTGGCTTCACCTTCTTTATAACGATGGGCCTGTACCATTTGCTGATAATGCCTTTCCCTGCTATGCGGTTTTTGTTTGGTATGAAACCAGCGGCGAAGATAAAGTCGACAGTAGCGCCTGGACCTGAAAATGTTGAACAATCGATATTGATCTCCGCTTAA
- a CDS encoding AraC family transcriptional regulator: MDALSTVLEATRLRSVVYSKFPLAAPWGLDIVKDENSQFWRLVSGNCTIGSPDGSIIELAEGDLVFVPHGSAHWIADKSTSLRMPSPEFVKARRAGVNVFNGGGDVTTLIAGHFEFDYQPPHPFLKDLPPIIHIRQYVTENQLLLKQVTQLMLEELNNEKPGSSVMLKNLSEIMFINIIRAYLEQAAPGSGFLSALSDPRISKALKLMQDSPQNDWTLESLASEIGMSRSVFFNRFKKLVHETPLSYLTNWRIRQAQKLLTTNNSNISEIAASVGYQSESAFNRIFKSKTGLTPAVYRRSKIVE, translated from the coding sequence ATGGACGCTTTAAGTACCGTATTAGAGGCAACCAGACTCAGAAGTGTTGTTTATAGCAAGTTTCCCCTTGCGGCCCCATGGGGACTGGATATTGTTAAGGATGAGAATTCGCAATTCTGGCGGTTGGTAAGTGGCAACTGTACTATTGGGTCACCCGATGGCAGTATCATAGAATTGGCCGAGGGCGATCTGGTATTTGTTCCTCACGGAAGCGCCCACTGGATAGCAGATAAATCTACCAGTTTACGCATGCCCTCGCCAGAATTTGTTAAGGCCCGCAGAGCAGGGGTAAATGTTTTTAACGGCGGCGGCGACGTAACTACCCTTATAGCGGGCCATTTTGAATTTGATTATCAGCCCCCGCACCCATTTCTAAAGGATTTGCCCCCAATTATTCATATCAGGCAATATGTGACAGAAAATCAATTGTTACTAAAGCAGGTTACGCAATTAATGTTGGAAGAACTCAATAACGAAAAGCCGGGAAGCAGCGTAATGCTGAAAAACCTATCGGAAATTATGTTTATCAATATCATAAGGGCATATTTAGAGCAGGCTGCTCCCGGCAGTGGTTTTCTTTCCGCATTAAGCGACCCAAGGATCAGCAAGGCACTCAAACTGATGCAGGATTCACCCCAAAACGACTGGACGCTGGAATCTCTTGCATCGGAGATTGGTATGTCACGTTCTGTTTTCTTTAACCGGTTTAAAAAATTAGTGCATGAAACGCCGTTGAGCTACCTTACCAATTGGCGCATCAGACAAGCCCAAAAGCTATTAACGACGAATAACAGCAATATATCAGAAATTGCAGCAAGCGTCGGTTATCAGTCGGAATCGGCCTTTAACCGGATCTTTAAATCAAAAACGGGGCTGACTCCAGCAGTATATAGAAGAAGTAAGATTGTCGAATAA
- a CDS encoding SDR family oxidoreductase codes for MRVFVTGATGFIGTAIVQELINAGHEVLGLARSDASAQKLIDAGAEVHRGDLEDLESLRSGAAQVDGVIHAGFIHDFTRFPEVCQVDKIAIETIGEVLAGSDRPFIVTSGTALVSPGKLATEDIKPPVNPGWPRASEQTGDSVGAASVRLSPSVHGDDDKHGFVPILVNIAKEKGFSAYIGEGLNRWNAVHRLDAAHLFRLALENATQGARYHASAEEAITVKSIAEAIGKKLNLPVRSVTPEAAGEHFGWFAHMAAIDCPSSSKWTQETLNWHPTHSALLTDIENGVYTQ; via the coding sequence ATGCGCGTATTTGTCACCGGAGCCACAGGCTTCATTGGTACTGCCATTGTGCAGGAATTAATAAATGCCGGGCACGAGGTACTCGGCCTGGCCCGTTCAGATGCATCGGCCCAAAAACTAATCGATGCGGGGGCAGAAGTTCACCGGGGTGATCTGGAAGATCTCGAAAGCCTGCGTAGCGGCGCTGCACAGGTAGACGGCGTGATCCATGCCGGCTTTATTCACGATTTTACCCGGTTCCCGGAAGTTTGCCAGGTAGATAAAATCGCCATTGAAACCATCGGTGAAGTACTGGCAGGTTCTGATCGGCCCTTTATAGTTACCTCGGGCACAGCCCTGGTTAGCCCGGGAAAGCTGGCCACTGAAGATATTAAGCCACCTGTTAACCCGGGATGGCCGCGGGCCTCGGAGCAAACAGGAGATTCGGTAGGTGCCGCGTCAGTGCGTTTGTCGCCTTCGGTGCATGGAGATGACGATAAGCATGGGTTTGTGCCGATACTGGTTAATATCGCAAAAGAAAAAGGTTTTTCGGCTTATATCGGCGAAGGGCTGAATCGCTGGAACGCGGTGCATCGTTTAGATGCTGCCCATTTATTCCGACTGGCTTTGGAAAATGCCACACAAGGTGCCCGTTATCATGCTTCTGCCGAAGAAGCCATTACGGTAAAGTCAATTGCCGAAGCTATTGGCAAAAAACTTAATCTACCGGTAAGATCAGTTACGCCCGAAGCAGCGGGGGAGCATTTTGGCTGGTTTGCCCATATGGCCGCGATCGACTGTCCGTCTTCGAGCAAGTGGACGCAGGAAACTTTGAACTGGCACCCTACGCATTCGGCCTTACTTACGGATATTGAAAATGGCGTTTACACCCAATAA
- a CDS encoding RraA family protein: MSKELWENDDELFSIVRRELYTAVVGDIMDKLGWLNQFLPPQIKSLSQDMFLVGRAMTVLEADVFGDHANQNPILKKPFGLMLEALDDLKKNEVYICAGASPTYALWGELMSTRAIKLGAAGAVVDGYSRDTNGILALNFPTFSYGCYAQDQAPRGKVIDFRVPLEIRGVKINPGDIVLGDIDGVCIVPQAIEEQVFKLAIEKARGEKMVQKKIEEGMSVKEAFEKYGIM, translated from the coding sequence ATGAGTAAAGAACTATGGGAAAACGATGATGAATTATTCAGCATCGTAAGAAGAGAACTATATACCGCTGTGGTAGGTGATATTATGGACAAGTTGGGTTGGCTTAATCAGTTTTTGCCACCACAAATAAAATCACTTAGTCAGGATATGTTTTTGGTAGGCCGTGCGATGACAGTGCTTGAAGCAGATGTATTTGGCGATCATGCAAATCAAAACCCCATCTTAAAAAAACCATTCGGATTGATGCTGGAAGCCCTGGATGATCTGAAAAAAAATGAAGTATATATCTGTGCCGGCGCTTCACCTACCTATGCTTTATGGGGTGAATTAATGAGTACGAGGGCTATTAAACTTGGCGCTGCAGGCGCTGTAGTTGATGGCTATTCAAGAGATACAAATGGAATATTGGCGCTGAACTTTCCAACTTTTTCTTACGGATGCTACGCACAAGACCAGGCGCCACGTGGTAAGGTGATTGATTTTCGCGTGCCTTTGGAAATAAGAGGAGTAAAAATAAACCCCGGAGATATTGTTTTGGGTGATATTGATGGCGTTTGTATCGTACCTCAGGCAATTGAAGAACAAGTATTCAAACTTGCAATTGAAAAGGCCCGGGGCGAAAAAATGGTGCAGAAAAAAATTGAAGAAGGCATGAGCGTCAAAGAGGCATTTGAAAAATACGGAATCATGTAA
- a CDS encoding AraC family transcriptional regulator gives MKAQLIDVGLSSSKSIHIKKVDEFFLNSPFHFHHLCELVWVEKSFGKRIVGDNIDNFDGGDLVLMAPQLPHIWQNDELFYRKKKGHRVKATVIYFPSDFPLNLTDEQNILSPIQELIKKASRGLVFYGTTSQKVSQILSALSKEEGLTKIINFLEVIDILSHSTEYRHLASISFKNLYEEKDTDRINKVYQFLMQNFYRDINLQEVADLCNMTPNAFCRFFKSRVQKSFTQFLNELRIGHACKLIQNETYSIADVCYESGYNNLTNFNKFFKSITGFTPSKYRKKSELVNPVTSKPLNY, from the coding sequence ATGAAAGCACAGCTAATAGATGTAGGATTATCCAGTTCAAAAAGCATTCACATCAAAAAAGTAGATGAGTTTTTTCTGAACTCCCCTTTCCACTTTCATCATTTATGTGAACTGGTATGGGTTGAAAAAAGCTTTGGCAAACGGATTGTGGGAGACAATATTGATAATTTTGATGGTGGTGACCTTGTTTTAATGGCCCCTCAGCTTCCGCATATCTGGCAAAATGACGAACTATTCTACAGGAAAAAGAAAGGGCATCGTGTTAAAGCAACCGTAATTTATTTCCCTTCTGATTTCCCATTGAATCTTACAGATGAACAAAATATCTTAAGTCCGATACAGGAACTGATAAAAAAGGCATCAAGAGGTTTAGTTTTTTATGGCACTACCAGCCAAAAGGTTTCCCAGATTCTCTCCGCTTTGTCAAAAGAAGAGGGCTTAACCAAGATCATCAATTTTCTGGAGGTGATAGATATCTTATCACATTCAACTGAATACCGGCACCTGGCAAGTATTTCCTTTAAAAATCTATACGAAGAAAAAGATACAGACCGCATCAATAAAGTATACCAATTCCTGATGCAGAATTTTTATCGTGATATTAATCTGCAAGAGGTTGCTGATCTCTGCAATATGACGCCTAATGCATTTTGTCGTTTCTTCAAAAGCAGGGTTCAGAAATCATTCACACAATTTCTGAATGAGCTACGCATAGGCCATGCATGTAAGCTCATTCAAAATGAAACATATTCTATAGCAGATGTTTGTTATGAAAGCGGGTATAACAATCTTACCAACTTTAATAAGTTTTTCAAATCGATTACCGGTTTTACGCCGTCCAAATACCGAAAAAAATCAGAGTTAGTAAATCCCGTTACAAGCAAGCCCTTAAATTATTAG
- a CDS encoding helix-turn-helix domain-containing protein, whose product MNNHQLFRFHTITEYHRAAGLPKPAHPLISLVHMDDLNRPLAESSFSLTYDFYSISLKRMKNAKFKYGQQASDFDEGVLFFMSPGQVFGMDIDKGSVLHRPEGWIILIHPDFLWNTSLAKTIKQYEFFSYSVYEALYLSDKEETMLTTLAQNIEQEYHANIDRFSQSVIIAQLELLLTYSERFYQRQFITRKIASHEILIKLEDMLTNYFNSGALAQKGLPSVTYIAENLNISPGYLSGLLKSLTGQNTQQHLHNKLIELAKEKLSTTNLSVSEIAYELGFEHLQSFSKLFKTKTSISPMEFRHSFN is encoded by the coding sequence ATGAATAACCACCAGCTATTCCGTTTCCATACGATCACCGAATATCACCGCGCCGCAGGCTTGCCTAAACCGGCACACCCGCTAATCAGCCTGGTGCATATGGACGACCTGAACAGGCCTCTGGCAGAAAGCTCATTCAGTTTAACCTATGATTTTTATTCGATCTCACTGAAAAGGATGAAGAACGCCAAATTTAAATATGGCCAGCAGGCCAGCGATTTTGATGAAGGTGTGCTTTTCTTTATGTCACCCGGCCAGGTCTTTGGTATGGACATCGACAAAGGCAGCGTACTGCACCGGCCCGAAGGCTGGATCATCCTGATCCATCCGGATTTTTTGTGGAATACCTCGCTGGCCAAAACCATTAAACAATACGAGTTCTTCAGCTACTCGGTTTACGAGGCGCTGTACCTGTCTGACAAGGAAGAAACTATGCTTACCACCCTCGCGCAAAATATCGAGCAGGAGTACCATGCCAATATCGACAGGTTTAGCCAAAGCGTGATCATTGCACAATTGGAACTCTTGCTGACCTATTCCGAAAGATTCTATCAGCGCCAGTTCATCACCCGCAAGATCGCCAGCCATGAAATATTGATCAAACTGGAAGATATGCTCACAAATTACTTCAACAGCGGTGCTCTTGCTCAAAAAGGATTACCCAGTGTTACTTACATTGCCGAAAACTTAAATATCTCACCCGGTTACCTCAGCGGTCTGCTCAAATCTCTAACCGGACAGAATACCCAGCAGCATTTGCATAACAAACTAATCGAACTGGCTAAGGAGAAACTCTCAACCACCAATCTCTCCGTCAGCGAGATTGCCTATGAACTTGGATTTGAACATTTACAATCCTTCAGCAAGCTTTTCAAAACTAAGACCAGCATCTCGCCAATGGAATTCAGGCATTCCTTTAATTAA
- a CDS encoding class I SAM-dependent methyltransferase encodes MSDEDAISLIGKAVSGHEPQVWVDLGCGSGTFTKALNSLLPVGSHIIAVDREKQQLNLPNVDFLRANFERDDLKLSGLDGILMANAIHYVAEKAALIRKLEPMFTGSPRFIMIEYDTDRANPWVPFPIPFKHLQTLFGALGYHKIVKISERPSTYRSGNMYCTLIEK; translated from the coding sequence ATGAGTGATGAGGATGCTATTTCATTGATCGGAAAGGCGGTGAGCGGCCATGAACCACAGGTCTGGGTGGATCTGGGTTGCGGCAGCGGGACGTTTACTAAGGCGTTAAATTCATTACTGCCGGTCGGAAGCCACATTATCGCGGTTGATCGAGAAAAGCAACAGTTGAATTTACCGAATGTTGATTTCCTGCGGGCGAATTTTGAGCGAGATGATTTGAAGCTTTCAGGACTGGATGGTATTTTGATGGCCAATGCGATCCATTATGTGGCGGAAAAAGCGGCTTTGATCAGGAAACTGGAACCGATGTTTACAGGCTCTCCCCGTTTTATCATGATCGAATACGATACCGACAGGGCCAATCCATGGGTGCCTTTTCCTATTCCTTTTAAGCATTTGCAGACTTTATTCGGGGCGCTTGGTTATCATAAGATCGTTAAAATCAGTGAAAGGCCCTCTACTTATCGTTCAGGGAATATGTATTGCACATTGATTGAAAAATAG
- a CDS encoding NAD(P)H-binding protein, with the protein MKIIVTGSLGNISQPLTEILVKQGHAVTVVSSDPKKEVAIENLGAIPAIGSISDVKFLTNTFKDADAVYAMIPLSFTEPDLSVYLRRMAQNYAQALKEAKTKRIVLMSGWAADLVKGENVEHLFDELDASITIMRPGSFYTNFYQSIDLIKGKGFIGKFLTLRYSGLWALLTGKTGLLMGNYGGDDRIVFVSPKDIADAVAEELLLLPEGKTIRYVGSEEMTCNEAAKIIGSAVGKPWLKWVLLSDKEMLQGLKMAKLPEKLAETLVEMQAVMHSGKTLENFHRSQPKMGKVKLADFAKEFAAVCHQK; encoded by the coding sequence ATGAAGATTATAGTAACGGGTTCTTTAGGGAACATCAGCCAGCCGCTAACAGAAATATTAGTTAAACAGGGTCATGCCGTAACCGTGGTAAGCAGCGACCCGAAAAAAGAAGTAGCTATCGAAAACTTAGGTGCGATACCGGCCATTGGCTCGATTTCCGACGTCAAGTTTTTAACTAATACTTTTAAAGACGCAGACGCGGTTTATGCCATGATACCACTGAGCTTCACTGAACCCGACCTGAGTGTTTATTTACGCCGCATGGCGCAAAATTATGCTCAGGCTCTAAAGGAAGCAAAAACTAAACGCATCGTATTGATGAGTGGCTGGGCTGCTGACCTGGTCAAAGGCGAAAACGTAGAACACCTATTTGATGAACTGGACGCCTCCATTACTATCATGCGGCCCGGTTCGTTTTACACCAATTTCTACCAGTCTATCGACCTGATCAAAGGCAAAGGTTTTATCGGCAAATTCCTGACGTTACGTTATTCTGGCCTCTGGGCCTTGCTGACTGGCAAGACCGGCCTGCTGATGGGGAACTATGGCGGAGATGACCGGATTGTTTTCGTATCGCCGAAAGACATCGCTGATGCGGTTGCTGAGGAACTGCTATTATTGCCCGAAGGGAAAACCATCCGTTACGTAGGCAGTGAGGAAATGACCTGTAACGAAGCGGCAAAGATCATTGGCAGCGCGGTGGGCAAACCCTGGTTAAAATGGGTGCTGCTCTCGGACAAGGAAATGCTGCAGGGATTGAAGATGGCCAAGCTGCCTGAAAAACTGGCGGAAACATTGGTAGAAATGCAGGCGGTGATGCACAGCGGCAAAACGCTGGAGAACTTTCATAGGAGCCAACCAAAAATGGGTAAGGTTAAACTCGCTGATTTCGCAAAGGAGTTCGCAGCAGTGTGTCATCAAAAATAA
- a CDS encoding nuclear transport factor 2 family protein, translating to MTTQELANRYYDLFQQGQVAEIYQQFYSADIVCTEPEHALAIGVPTITKGIEAVLAKSKARQEIIAEVHSFFCSEPVIGGDYFSVAMGRDMTLKNGQRLQLAEIAVFGVKDDKIISETFFY from the coding sequence ATGACAACTCAGGAATTAGCCAATCGCTACTATGATCTTTTTCAACAAGGGCAGGTGGCTGAAATTTATCAACAATTTTATAGCGCCGATATTGTTTGTACCGAACCCGAACATGCCTTGGCAATTGGTGTGCCTACCATAACCAAGGGTATTGAAGCGGTTTTAGCAAAGTCGAAAGCCAGGCAGGAAATTATAGCAGAAGTACACAGTTTCTTTTGCAGCGAACCGGTGATTGGCGGCGACTACTTTAGCGTGGCTATGGGAAGGGACATGACCTTAAAAAATGGTCAGCGGTTACAGTTAGCAGAAATTGCAGTTTTTGGCGTAAAGGACGATAAGATAATATCCGAAACCTTTTTTTATTAG